The following coding sequences are from one Mesorhizobium onobrychidis window:
- a CDS encoding oxygenase MpaB family protein, producing MFGNSGIILLPRPLERRVDTLAQSFMRQRLGSQMDFSTPEGEPALLPPNSVSWRIFKNPVALFIGGVTAVLLELAEPRVRDAIWQHSTFRSHALRRLQRTGLAALVTVYGPRTKAKAMIEGVVRMHGRVSGRTSEGEPYHATDPELLDWVQATAGFGFMEAYHVYVHRLHFFERDAMSAEARPVALLYGAAGAPTSQAELYALFDVMRQRLVPSPIVSEFLEIMEDVPALPGVARPLQRPFLKAAVEILPRWVRKRLALGDRWTLKPWERAFVKTTAAICESIVLPSSPAVQSCRRLGLSENYLYRRR from the coding sequence ATGTTTGGCAATTCGGGCATCATTCTTCTGCCTCGCCCGCTTGAGCGTCGTGTGGATACTCTTGCGCAGTCGTTCATGCGCCAGCGGCTCGGATCGCAGATGGACTTCTCGACCCCGGAAGGCGAGCCGGCGCTGTTACCGCCCAACTCGGTGTCCTGGCGTATTTTCAAGAACCCTGTTGCGCTGTTCATCGGCGGGGTTACTGCGGTGCTGCTCGAATTGGCAGAGCCGCGGGTTCGCGACGCCATTTGGCAGCACAGCACATTCCGCTCGCACGCGCTCCGACGATTGCAGCGTACCGGCCTCGCTGCCTTGGTTACGGTCTACGGCCCTCGAACCAAGGCTAAGGCCATGATTGAAGGTGTGGTCAGGATGCATGGGCGCGTTTCAGGTCGAACCAGCGAAGGTGAGCCATACCACGCCACCGACCCGGAGTTGCTGGACTGGGTGCAAGCGACGGCGGGGTTTGGTTTCATGGAGGCGTATCACGTCTATGTGCATCGTCTGCATTTTTTCGAACGGGACGCGATGTCTGCTGAGGCTCGCCCCGTCGCGCTTCTCTATGGTGCGGCCGGCGCGCCCACGTCACAGGCCGAGCTTTACGCGCTGTTCGATGTGATGCGGCAAAGACTCGTCCCATCGCCGATCGTCTCGGAGTTCCTGGAGATCATGGAAGACGTTCCCGCCTTGCCGGGAGTGGCTCGACCGCTTCAGCGGCCATTTCTGAAGGCGGCAGTCGAGATCCTGCCCCGCTGGGTGCGCAAGCGCTTGGCACTCGGCGACCGATGGACGTTGAAGCCGTGGGAGCGTGCTTTTGTGAAGACGACGGCTGCAATCTGCGAGAGCATCGTGCTCCCTTCATCACCAGCCGTCCAGTCGTGCCGTCGCCTCGGCCTTTCCGAGAACTATCTCTATCGCCGACGTTAA
- a CDS encoding DUF4242 domain-containing protein — protein MTVYMVERDLKRISMEALGDAQKAAISKAAEMTSNGTDISYLRSTFAPEDGRCMCLFNAASDIDVKRLNDDAGLPYHRIVPALDLTP, from the coding sequence ATGACTGTCTACATGGTGGAACGCGATCTCAAGCGCATCAGCATGGAAGCTCTGGGAGATGCGCAGAAGGCGGCGATCAGCAAAGCCGCCGAGATGACCTCCAACGGCACCGACATCAGCTATCTGCGCTCGACCTTCGCACCGGAGGACGGACGCTGCATGTGCCTGTTTAACGCTGCCTCCGATATCGACGTGAAGCGTCTAAACGACGATGCGGGGCTGCCCTATCACAGAATCGTACCGGCGCTCGATCTTACCCCATAA
- a CDS encoding LysR family transcriptional regulator, with product MEMFQVRYVLAAAKMLNFTKAATDCNVSQPALTKAVKTLEDELGAPLFHREGKRVLLSEFGRSILPHLQQIMQETHATRTLADNFRLLNQVPIRLGVMSTIGHVKLARFLAKFQRDYHGVELEVSEASVQELKNRLEQGDLDLAVLNPLEGLGAAFRVHDLYSERYVVVFAPDHRLASLNAIKLVDLSQEPYVDRLSCEMRDLVMGVCRERNVSLYARFRSEREDWVQSMVLARIGFAFMPEYSVTSPELLQRPLIEPAVARTVSLASVPGRPYSPATAAMVRAAQTFDWPG from the coding sequence ATGGAGATGTTTCAGGTCCGCTACGTGCTTGCCGCCGCGAAGATGCTGAACTTCACCAAGGCCGCCACCGATTGCAATGTGTCTCAGCCGGCGCTCACCAAAGCGGTCAAGACGCTCGAGGATGAGCTTGGCGCGCCCTTGTTCCACCGCGAGGGAAAGCGCGTCCTCCTGAGTGAGTTCGGGCGCTCCATCCTGCCGCATCTTCAGCAGATCATGCAGGAGACCCACGCAACCAGAACGCTTGCCGACAATTTCAGGCTGCTCAACCAGGTGCCGATCCGCCTCGGCGTCATGTCGACCATCGGCCATGTGAAACTCGCCCGGTTCCTCGCAAAGTTCCAGCGCGACTATCATGGCGTCGAGCTTGAAGTCAGCGAGGCGAGCGTTCAGGAACTGAAAAACAGGCTTGAGCAAGGCGATCTCGATCTTGCCGTTCTCAATCCGCTGGAGGGATTGGGAGCGGCTTTCCGCGTCCATGATCTCTACAGTGAGCGCTACGTCGTCGTATTCGCGCCGGATCACCGGCTTGCGAGCCTCAATGCAATCAAGTTGGTCGATCTCTCTCAAGAACCCTATGTCGATCGTCTGTCCTGCGAAATGCGGGACCTGGTAATGGGTGTGTGCCGGGAAAGAAACGTCAGCCTTTATGCCCGCTTTCGTTCCGAGCGCGAGGATTGGGTCCAATCAATGGTGCTGGCGCGGATCGGCTTCGCCTTCATGCCTGAATATTCGGTGACATCGCCTGAACTTTTGCAGCGTCCGCTGATCGAACCCGCGGTGGCACGCACGGTGTCCCTGGCTAGCGTTCCAGGCCGGCCCTATAGCCCGGCGACGGCGGCAATGGTCCGAGCTGCCCAGACGTTCGATTGGCCAGGCTAG
- a CDS encoding LysR family transcriptional regulator produces MLNRIDLSRADLNLLVLFEIMHDERHVGRAAEKLNLTPSAVSHGLGRLRRLLNDPLFLRTPKGVVPTARAMELASPIADVLARVRSVISTAEPFDPANSTRRLTIGAPDGVAAVFLPPLLAELGRTAPGIDIGVRQLLPAPGETSPERAWRSAFADLEAGAMDIAVIPSGHIPTRFHARSLYNEDFVLAMQAGHPFADDPTLEHYCEMKHLVVSFTGDPHGFVDEVLATQGYSRRIALTVPSFMFALAVLADTDLISALPKRFVARHAARFGVVSLEAPLPLTTFQLNAIAPRAAMMDAGLAWIFDLLAPRHECWG; encoded by the coding sequence ATGCTGAACAGAATTGACCTTTCCCGCGCAGACCTCAACCTCCTCGTTCTGTTTGAGATCATGCACGACGAACGCCACGTGGGCCGGGCGGCCGAAAAGTTGAATCTGACGCCTTCGGCAGTCAGTCATGGGCTGGGCCGGTTGCGCCGCCTTCTCAATGATCCGCTTTTCCTCAGAACGCCGAAAGGTGTTGTGCCGACGGCGCGCGCGATGGAACTCGCCTCACCAATCGCGGACGTCTTGGCGCGGGTGAGGAGTGTCATCTCGACCGCCGAGCCATTCGACCCGGCGAACTCCACACGCCGGCTTACGATCGGTGCTCCCGACGGCGTCGCGGCGGTCTTCCTGCCGCCGCTTCTTGCCGAGTTGGGTCGGACCGCGCCTGGCATTGACATCGGCGTGCGTCAGTTGCTTCCCGCGCCGGGAGAAACCTCGCCCGAGCGCGCTTGGCGCAGCGCCTTTGCCGATTTGGAGGCAGGCGCGATGGACATTGCGGTCATCCCGTCTGGCCATATTCCCACGCGCTTCCATGCGCGCAGCCTCTACAACGAGGATTTCGTCCTGGCGATGCAGGCTGGGCATCCGTTCGCGGACGATCCTACGCTGGAGCACTATTGCGAGATGAAGCATCTGGTCGTCTCGTTCACTGGCGATCCTCATGGCTTCGTCGACGAGGTTCTGGCGACGCAAGGCTATTCGCGGCGGATCGCACTAACCGTACCCAGCTTTATGTTCGCTCTCGCCGTCCTAGCCGACACCGACCTGATTTCCGCACTGCCGAAGAGATTTGTCGCCAGGCATGCAGCGCGGTTCGGGGTGGTAAGTCTGGAAGCCCCCTTGCCACTGACGACCTTCCAACTCAACGCCATCGCACCGAGGGCTGCGATGATGGATGCGGGGCTGGCTTGGATCTTCGACCTGCTTGCGCCCAGGCACGAATGCTGGGGTTAG
- a CDS encoding nuclear transport factor 2 family protein encodes MPVSRRSLLAAASAGVALSQTARLTKASAQALEEPTIDQTVADLVERSAEANSALMRGEITKYYEVIPHTEDFMLMSPFGGKPTRASELTAERIEAMGRFFKNGTFEQELLQAYGSADMVVLAIIERPHVEVGGLPAQNWPLRVTLVYRREEAEWRLVHRHADPPGQGRESGAGGGPCTRRSRVM; translated from the coding sequence ATGCCGGTTTCACGACGATCCCTTCTCGCCGCAGCAAGCGCTGGCGTGGCATTGTCACAAACTGCAAGATTAACGAAAGCCTCGGCACAGGCTCTTGAGGAGCCTACTATAGACCAGACGGTTGCCGATCTTGTCGAGCGTTCTGCGGAAGCAAATTCGGCGCTGATGCGCGGGGAGATAACGAAGTACTACGAGGTGATCCCACATACCGAGGACTTCATGCTGATGTCTCCATTCGGCGGAAAGCCCACGCGGGCTTCTGAACTGACTGCCGAGCGGATCGAGGCGATGGGCCGCTTTTTCAAGAACGGCACCTTCGAGCAGGAGCTTCTTCAAGCCTATGGTTCCGCCGACATGGTGGTCCTCGCGATCATTGAACGACCGCACGTCGAGGTCGGCGGTCTGCCAGCCCAGAATTGGCCGCTGCGGGTTACCTTAGTCTATCGCCGCGAAGAGGCGGAATGGCGCTTGGTGCATCGGCACGCTGACCCCCCTGGTCAAGGGCGTGAGTCTGGAGCAGGCGGCGGCCCTTGCACGCGGCGAAGCCGCGTGATGTGA
- a CDS encoding class I SAM-dependent methyltransferase gives MTLPSYTMNQASFPEMYERWLVGPLFRPWAEMALDELELSSGDRLLDIAGGTGIVARVARERLGEAGYIVGVDISPDMLAVARAVEPAIDWRQGNAGELPLRNGEMFDVVVCQQGLQFFPDKPAAAAQMRRALAKGGRLAIATWRPDDEIPFFRELRRVAERHLGAIANQRYSFGEAAPLEARLRDAGFHEVRSRIVSRTIHFGEGVPFLHLNTMALVGMSSLAKEMGDQECKRVVEAIVSESVPVLQPYTNGSELAFELSTNLATAKG, from the coding sequence ATGACCTTGCCCAGCTACACAATGAACCAGGCAAGTTTCCCGGAGATGTACGAGCGGTGGCTCGTCGGCCCTCTCTTCCGTCCATGGGCCGAGATGGCTCTTGACGAGCTGGAATTGTCTTCGGGCGATCGCTTACTCGATATCGCTGGCGGAACAGGAATAGTGGCGCGCGTTGCAAGAGAGCGACTTGGTGAAGCCGGATATATCGTCGGCGTCGACATCAGCCCGGACATGCTTGCCGTGGCGCGGGCTGTAGAACCAGCCATTGACTGGCGTCAGGGCAATGCCGGCGAGCTGCCTCTGCGTAACGGTGAGATGTTCGACGTGGTCGTCTGCCAGCAAGGACTGCAGTTCTTTCCTGACAAACCCGCGGCGGCGGCGCAGATGCGCCGCGCGCTGGCGAAGGGTGGTAGGCTGGCGATCGCCACGTGGCGCCCGGACGACGAAATCCCGTTCTTTCGCGAACTGCGCCGCGTCGCGGAGCGCCATCTGGGCGCCATCGCCAATCAACGGTACAGCTTCGGGGAAGCGGCTCCACTTGAGGCGCGGCTGCGAGACGCCGGCTTCCACGAGGTCCGATCGAGGATTGTTTCTCGCACCATCCATTTCGGGGAAGGCGTACCTTTCCTGCATTTGAATACGATGGCGCTGGTCGGGATGAGTTCCTTAGCCAAGGAAATGGGTGATCAGGAATGCAAGCGCGTCGTGGAGGCGATCGTGAGCGAGAGTGTGCCCGTGCTGCAGCCATACACCAACGGGTCGGAACTAGCCTTCGAGCTCAGCACCAATCTGGCGACAGCCAAAGGCTAA
- a CDS encoding transglycosylase SLT domain-containing protein: MSKRIAGLGLAATVAAMPWPVYSGVLANGVTQAAVATAVPYSALNFPSAAPEFDIIDPGTISTSRRKGEGTLADALKGTVSILSEGAEQIVVGMSVHEFGEYKVSQYIASEILRAAKDTQFPADTLFAIAEKESSFNINNRPPKGSALGLMQFLDQTWLEAVKNYGAEFGLGDEAELIRTRPEGKREHHFVDDKAEEERILEFRRDPYLSAALAAKNLLAAKERIEARLEKAMDERDLYLPHFLGTNGAATLLSNAEEKPNATASKIFPKAARFNTAIFKAEGNQLTVGQFHQRLRSFLEARIGKYSDVETRVKEADLSWTAGFDNLVYDLGKRLAMAMRR, translated from the coding sequence TTGTCGAAAAGGATCGCGGGGCTTGGCCTGGCGGCGACAGTGGCAGCCATGCCATGGCCGGTCTATTCGGGAGTCTTGGCCAACGGAGTGACCCAAGCCGCGGTTGCCACTGCTGTTCCGTACTCCGCTCTGAATTTCCCTTCGGCCGCGCCCGAGTTCGACATCATCGATCCGGGCACCATATCGACCTCCCGACGCAAGGGAGAAGGCACCCTGGCCGATGCATTGAAGGGCACCGTCTCCATCCTTTCCGAAGGCGCGGAACAGATCGTCGTCGGCATGTCGGTGCACGAGTTCGGCGAATACAAGGTGTCGCAGTACATTGCCAGCGAGATTCTGCGTGCCGCCAAGGACACCCAATTTCCTGCCGACACCCTTTTCGCGATCGCCGAGAAGGAGTCCTCCTTCAACATCAACAACCGCCCGCCTAAAGGGTCGGCACTTGGTCTTATGCAGTTCCTCGACCAGACATGGCTCGAGGCCGTGAAGAACTACGGTGCAGAGTTCGGCCTGGGCGACGAAGCGGAACTGATCCGGACCCGCCCCGAGGGCAAACGCGAACACCATTTCGTCGACGACAAGGCCGAAGAAGAGCGCATCCTTGAATTCAGGCGCGATCCCTATCTGTCGGCAGCACTTGCGGCCAAGAACCTTCTCGCGGCCAAGGAACGCATCGAGGCCCGTCTCGAGAAGGCCATGGACGAAAGGGATCTTTACCTCCCCCATTTCCTTGGCACAAACGGGGCAGCAACGCTCCTGTCGAATGCCGAAGAGAAGCCCAATGCCACGGCCAGCAAAATCTTCCCCAAGGCGGCGCGCTTCAATACTGCCATCTTCAAGGCCGAGGGAAATCAGCTCACCGTCGGCCAGTTTCACCAGCGCCTGCGCTCCTTCCTAGAAGCCCGCATCGGCAAATACAGCGATGTCGAAACGCGCG